In Paenibacillus larvae subsp. larvae, the following proteins share a genomic window:
- a CDS encoding YcnI family copper-binding membrane protein codes for MKKITMYLCALLMSAFLFAGTASAHVTVSPNEAIQGSYQKFVVKVPTEKGIPTTQVKVKFDISNVKVSSFEPKPGWTYETAKDEQGNITGVTWKARGDGIKKNEFAEFSMQGKIADNAASITWKAYQTYSDGSIVEWTGAEGSDKPASITKVQPKPAGATKDSHGNTQLSAPEQAADSATNTPLYLSIAALVVSVLALLISIFKKKA; via the coding sequence ATGAAAAAAATCACAATGTATCTTTGCGCTTTACTTATGAGCGCCTTTCTTTTTGCCGGTACCGCCAGTGCCCATGTGACGGTTTCGCCAAACGAAGCCATACAGGGTTCCTATCAAAAGTTTGTAGTCAAGGTTCCAACTGAAAAAGGAATCCCTACCACCCAGGTGAAAGTTAAATTCGATATATCCAATGTGAAGGTATCTTCCTTTGAGCCAAAGCCGGGATGGACCTACGAAACAGCCAAGGACGAACAAGGAAATATTACGGGTGTCACCTGGAAGGCCCGGGGAGACGGTATTAAAAAAAATGAATTTGCGGAATTCAGCATGCAGGGAAAAATTGCCGACAATGCGGCCTCCATCACTTGGAAAGCCTATCAGACATATTCGGATGGAAGTATTGTAGAATGGACCGGAGCTGAAGGCTCGGATAAACCTGCTTCTATCACGAAAGTACAGCCTAAGCCCGCAGGAGCAACGAAGGATAGCCACGGAAACACTCAGCTTTCAGCTCCTGAACAAGCCGCAGACAGCGCTACGAATACTCCGCTGTATCTTTCCATAGCAGCCCTTGTCGTAAGCGTACTCGCCCTTTTGATCTCTATATTTAAAAAGAAGGCCTGA
- a CDS encoding response regulator, translating to MNYCEPYRVLLADDHPLARQAVLSLLEEDAIFTVVGEARHGEEAVLLSSQLKPDLVLLDINMSPMNGLDALRLIKQKQPHIKVVMLTVSDNVADLFIAVQFGAQGYLLKNMDPDEWLLYLHALLDDNSEVARKMADRIMSQFRSPVKGTEQDPSPSVLTARETEIVAHVSKGYNNKQIALRLSISENTVKNHMKNILDKLNLENRVQLTAYAVKHQLTHYGHISE from the coding sequence ATGAATTACTGTGAACCTTACCGGGTACTGCTTGCGGATGACCATCCGCTGGCCCGGCAGGCCGTGCTTAGCCTGCTGGAAGAGGATGCGATATTTACGGTTGTAGGGGAAGCCCGTCACGGGGAAGAAGCTGTCCTCTTATCTTCTCAGCTCAAGCCGGATTTGGTGCTGTTGGATATTAACATGTCTCCAATGAACGGCCTGGATGCCCTCCGTCTGATCAAACAGAAGCAGCCCCACATTAAGGTCGTCATGCTTACGGTATCAGATAATGTCGCAGATTTGTTTATCGCAGTCCAATTTGGGGCCCAAGGCTATCTGTTAAAAAACATGGATCCCGATGAATGGCTGCTATACCTGCATGCCCTCCTGGATGATAACTCCGAGGTAGCCCGGAAGATGGCGGACCGTATTATGAGCCAGTTCAGATCACCGGTTAAAGGAACGGAACAGGACCCGAGTCCTTCTGTACTGACAGCCAGGGAAACCGAGATCGTCGCCCATGTATCTAAAGGGTATAACAACAAACAAATCGCCCTCCGCCTTTCCATATCCGAAAATACCGTAAAGAATCATATGAAGAATATTTTGGATAAACTTAATCTGGAAAACAGGGTCCAGTTGACAGCCTATGCAGTTAAACATCAACTGACACATTATGGGCATATTTCCGAGTAA
- a CDS encoding heavy metal translocating P-type ATPase, with product MSDKQITLEVTGMTCAACAVRIEKSVSKMPGVKEANVNLALEKATVIYDPGQIKVEEVEQKIHNLGYGVVKKKAEFNISGMTCAACANRIEKGLNRMPGIAGANVNLALETAAVEYYEGVVTEKDILDKVSQLGYQAEPKAGEEGKTDHKMQEIRRKQMKLLFSALFSVPLLWTMVGHFQWTSWIWTPDILMNPWIQLILATPVQFIIGAQFYVGAYKALRNKSANMDVLVALGTSSAYFYSLYQTILSAGSNSHHAPELYFETSAILITLIPLGKLFEALAKGRTSEAIQSLLGLQAKTAVVIRDGKEIEIPVQEVVTGDEIMVRPGEKIPVDGEVISGSSSVDESMLTGESIPVEKEAGDTVIGATINRNGSLRMKATKVGKDTALAQIVKVVEQAQGAKAPIQRIADTISGIFVPIVVGIAILTFLIWYIFVSPGDFAVALEKAIAVLVIACPCALGLATPTSIMAGSGRAAEWGVLFKGGDVLETAQAVDTIVLDKTGTVTKGKPELTDVIPIDGFNEGTFLELVGSAEKRSEHPLAQAIVTGIEERGICLIEPETFEAVPGDGILATVNGHKVAVGTRRLMKQLGADIQQAEDTLRKLEEAGKTAMLGAVDGTFAGIIAAADTVKETSASAIRRLYGMGLRLMMITGDNVRTATAIARQVGIEEVRAEVLPEGKADEVKRLQEQGFRVAMVGDGINDAPALAAADIGMAVGTGADVAIEAADITLMRGDLHAIADSLFMSRRTMVNIRQNLFWALAYNTVGIPVAAAGFLAPWLAGAAMALSSVSVVLNALRLQKVKQPYKST from the coding sequence ATGAGCGACAAACAAATTACGCTGGAAGTAACGGGGATGACTTGTGCCGCGTGTGCAGTCCGTATTGAGAAGTCCGTAAGTAAAATGCCGGGGGTAAAGGAGGCAAATGTGAACCTGGCTTTAGAGAAAGCAACCGTCATTTATGATCCCGGACAGATTAAAGTGGAGGAAGTGGAACAAAAAATCCATAACCTGGGGTACGGAGTGGTTAAGAAAAAAGCGGAATTCAATATATCCGGCATGACCTGTGCCGCGTGTGCAAACCGGATAGAAAAAGGCCTGAACCGGATGCCCGGCATTGCCGGGGCAAATGTGAACCTGGCCCTTGAAACAGCTGCTGTCGAATACTATGAAGGAGTGGTTACGGAAAAGGACATCCTGGATAAGGTCAGTCAGCTTGGTTATCAAGCCGAACCGAAAGCCGGAGAAGAGGGCAAGACGGATCATAAAATGCAAGAGATCCGCCGCAAACAAATGAAGCTGCTTTTTTCGGCGCTGTTCTCCGTTCCTTTGCTGTGGACCATGGTTGGCCATTTTCAGTGGACTTCCTGGATATGGACACCAGATATATTAATGAACCCCTGGATTCAGCTTATTCTGGCAACGCCTGTTCAGTTTATTATTGGAGCACAGTTTTATGTGGGGGCCTACAAAGCACTCCGAAATAAAAGCGCGAATATGGATGTTCTGGTAGCACTGGGGACATCCTCCGCCTATTTTTATAGTCTTTACCAAACGATTCTATCAGCCGGATCAAACAGTCATCACGCTCCGGAATTATATTTTGAAACAAGTGCGATTCTGATTACATTAATCCCCCTGGGCAAATTGTTCGAGGCCTTAGCCAAAGGCAGAACCTCGGAAGCCATTCAATCCTTGCTTGGCCTACAGGCTAAGACGGCTGTAGTGATCAGAGACGGTAAGGAAATCGAGATTCCCGTTCAAGAAGTAGTTACCGGTGATGAAATTATGGTTCGGCCGGGTGAAAAAATTCCTGTAGACGGGGAAGTTATTAGCGGTTCATCCAGTGTAGATGAATCCATGCTCACAGGAGAGAGTATTCCGGTGGAAAAAGAAGCGGGCGATACGGTCATTGGAGCTACCATCAACAGGAACGGTTCCTTGCGGATGAAAGCTACAAAAGTAGGAAAAGACACGGCACTGGCTCAAATCGTAAAAGTGGTAGAACAGGCTCAGGGGGCTAAAGCTCCTATCCAGCGGATTGCCGATACCATTTCAGGTATTTTTGTGCCGATTGTAGTAGGGATTGCTATCCTCACGTTTCTCATCTGGTATATCTTTGTCTCCCCTGGGGATTTTGCCGTTGCTTTGGAAAAAGCTATTGCTGTTCTTGTTATTGCCTGTCCTTGCGCATTAGGGCTCGCAACCCCGACTTCCATTATGGCCGGATCCGGCCGTGCAGCTGAATGGGGAGTCCTGTTTAAAGGAGGAGACGTTCTCGAAACGGCGCAGGCAGTCGATACGATTGTGCTGGATAAGACAGGAACTGTGACCAAAGGGAAACCCGAACTGACAGACGTCATCCCTATTGACGGCTTCAACGAGGGAACATTTCTGGAACTTGTCGGATCTGCCGAAAAACGTTCAGAGCATCCTCTTGCGCAGGCTATTGTTACCGGAATTGAGGAGAGGGGTATTTGTCTGATTGAACCGGAAACGTTTGAAGCAGTGCCGGGAGACGGTATTCTCGCCACCGTCAACGGACATAAGGTAGCGGTAGGTACCCGCCGTTTAATGAAACAACTAGGGGCCGATATTCAACAGGCAGAGGATACATTGCGCAAGCTGGAAGAAGCGGGGAAAACAGCCATGCTGGGAGCAGTGGACGGTACGTTCGCCGGGATAATCGCTGCCGCTGATACAGTGAAGGAAACCTCAGCTTCCGCTATCCGAAGGCTTTATGGGATGGGACTTCGTCTCATGATGATAACCGGAGATAATGTACGGACGGCCACAGCTATTGCCCGCCAGGTTGGGATTGAAGAAGTACGAGCGGAAGTGCTTCCCGAAGGTAAAGCAGATGAGGTGAAGCGGCTTCAGGAACAAGGCTTTCGTGTAGCGATGGTGGGGGACGGCATCAATGATGCTCCTGCTCTTGCGGCCGCCGATATCGGGATGGCCGTGGGAACCGGAGCGGATGTGGCCATCGAAGCCGCAGATATTACACTGATGCGGGGTGATCTCCATGCAATTGCGGATTCACTGTTCATGAGCCGCCGTACGATGGTTAATATCAGGCAGAACCTGTTCTGGGCCTTGGCCTACAATACGGTTGGCATTCCGGTTGCCGCTGCAGGCTTTCTGGCTCCATGGCTGGCAGGGGCGGCCATGGCTCTCAGTTCCGTGAGCGTTGTACTTAACGCGCTAAGGCTGCAAAAAGTGAAACAGCCTTATAAAAGTACTTGA